From the genome of Latilactobacillus curvatus JCM 1096 = DSM 20019:
GTTCTGAACTTTTTCAACACGATACGCGCGGTTAATACTATTTTTTAAGGCATTAATCCCCATGCTCGCTGCCCACAACGTCCCCAAGATCCCGACGGACAATAAGCCATCATTGCGTTTCTTCAATAGGGACTGCAGAACTGGCATAATCTTGTCGAATATCGTGGGCGGCACCGCCGTTTGGACGTAATCCGCCACACTCATTACATCTAACTGGAAGTACGGTAAGATGTTCCCGATAACGATTAATAGTGGGAAGATTGATAATAACGAATAATATGCGATTACCTTCGAATTATCAGTAATGCTTGCTTCTGATGAACGCAACATCATTAACTTCACCACAGCAATCAACTTCTGCCGTCTGGATAAGTCCTGTTTTACCACCGGTAACTGGTTTTGATTGTCTACTGTCATATGTCACTCCAAATTCTCTTTTACACATTAGTCGTTCTACCTGAAAGGCTTATTTTCCCGACTTCTTAAGGCATGTTTATCATTTCTATTATACACGAATTAACTATGGGCTAATAGTTTTCTGAAAGCAAAAAAAGAAACCTTCTCATTTTAGAGAAGGTTCGTGATTTTATAGTAAATATTTAGCATCCATTTCTGGATCTTGTGAGGTTAGAATCTTAGGACCATCTTTGGTAATCGCAATTGTGTGTTCATATTGCGCACATGGTGTGCCATCTGCTGAGACGTAATATTCCCAGTCTTCGCCAGGGACTTCTTTTGACTTGATGTGCCATGTGCCACCTAAGATGACCATTGGTTCAATTGTGATGGTCATCCCTTCTTTAAGGCGCAAGCCCTTGCCCGCTTCACCGTATGAAGGCACGTTTGGTTGTTCGTGCATCGTTGGTTGAATACCATGTCCAATCAATTCACGGACGTCACCGTAGCTGTTTTCAACTTCGGTATATTGTTGGATGGCGTGGCCGATATCACCTAGGCGATTGCCGACAACGGCTTGATCAATGCCTAAGTAAAGTGCTTTGCGCGTATCGTCCATTAATTTTTGTAATTCTGGTGCGATTTCGCCAACCGCATAAGTCCAGCAAGAATCACTTTCATAACCGTCCAAGTTAACGGTCATGTCGACACTGACAATGTCGCCTTCTTTTAGAATTAAGTTCTTCCGTGGAATGGCATGTGCCACTTCTTCATTCACGCAGACACAAGTTGCGTACTTGTAGCCTTCAAAGCCTTTTTCAGATGCTTTGGCACCGTGTTGTTCGATGTAGTCGTTTGCGAATTCTTCAATTACCCAGCTCGAAATACCTGGTTTGATGATGTCGCGCAAACCGCGATGAACGCCGGCAATAATGGCGCCAGAAGCAGCCATCCCTTTAATTTCTCGTTCAGATTTTAATGTAATCAAAATGAAACCTCCAATATTGTTACCATTGTAGCCTTTAATTGTATCTATTTCTATATTATACGCTATCTGCCATTAAAATGGACGAATCGTCGCTTTTTAGTTCAATTAACCGTGAAAGAGCCGTTGCACCTTTTCTTAATAAGGGGCTTTTGCTATAATGCCTTATAGTATAATTCGTTAATTGCGGCCACTGAGCGCCGCGTACGTGAAAGGATGTCCCAATAATGGCAACTGCTAAAGTAGTCTATGCAAGTATGACCGGCAATAACGAGGAAATTGCCGAAATCGTTGAAGAAGCCCTCGAAAGTTTGAACGTCGACGTTGAAACCACTGAAATCTCTCAAGCAGATCCTGCCGATTTTGAAGACAGCGATATCTGTATCGTCTGCAGCTACACCTATGGCGATGATGGCGATCTCCCCGATGAAGCCGTTGATTTCTACGAAGATCTCAAGGATATTGATTTAACTGGTAAAGTCTACGGTGTCTGTGGCTCCGGTGATACGTTCTACGATGACTTCTGTAAAGTGGTTGATGATTTTGCAGCCGTCTTCGAACAAACCGGCGCAACAAAGGGTTCAGACGTTGTCAAAGTCGATCTATCAGCAGAAGCAGAAGATATTGAACATCTTGAAAAATTCGTATCAGAGATTGTTGCAAAACAAAGTGCACTATAAGCTCGGTCAGTATCCGAGCACTAACCTAGTCTGGCAAACAGCCAACTTGTTGGCTATTTGCCGGACGTAGCTAGGCACAGGATACTAGCTTATAAAGCACGTTTCAAGTCAGAGTGCGTTTGAAACGGTTATGCTTTGAGCATTAACTGGATTTGCCGAATAGGTGATGCAATCACCTATTTGGTAAATTTGGTTAAGCGCAGAAGTATGTTTCAACAAGCACGTTTCAAGTCAGAGTGCGTTTGAAACGGTTATGCTTTGAGCATTAACTGGATTTGCCGAATAGGTGATGCAATCACCTATTTGGTAAATTTGGTTAAGCGCAGAAGTATGTTTCAACAAGCACGTTTCAACCAATCTTCCCTGGGCCGCGGTTACGTCCCTTTTTACCGCGGCCCTTCTTTTGGTCTTTTAGACCTTAATAAATCAAACTAGGAGCTGTCTTTATGGCTTTCATTAAACGGTTAGTGTTTAAATACCGCGATTTTTTGACCTATACGATTTTTGGTTTTTTAGCATCGTTGGTTAATATTTTTACTTACTGGGTATTTCGCCACACCATTATTTGGCCGTATTTACTCGCCAATACAATGGCGTGGTTTGTCGCGAATTTATTTGGCTTTTTTACCAATAAGTCGCTTGTATTCCAATCCAAATACACCACGTTTGGCGCTGTGTGTCGTGAAGTGCTTTCGTTTTTCTTTTTCCGTGGTGTATCCTTTTTCTTGGATAACGGTTTGATGATTGTCGCCATCTCCTTCTTAGGGTGGCAGAGTATGACCGCCAAGATTATCGATCAGTTAATTGTCGGCATTGTCAACTACATCACCACCCGCTACACTTTCAAAAGAACAGAACAACAAATGGTACTCCGGGGGCGGATTCTCCGGCGATACAATGCCATTTTGAAAAGAGGTCACAATGATTAAAGCCATTCAACAACTCATTCAAAAATACTGGGAACAATTAATGTACTTGGTCTTTGGTGTCTTAACGACTCTGGTCAACATGGTCGTTTTCTTCGGATTAGACCACTATACAACTATCAATTATCTCGTCAGCAACACGATTGCCTGGTTCTTATCCGTGCTATTTGCCTTTTTCACCAATAAAACGTGGGTCTTTCAGTCAAAATATACAACTTTAAAGGACTTTTCCCGCGAGATGGCTAGTTTCTTTTTCTTCCGTGGTATATCATTTATAATGGATACAGCAATGATGTTTGTTGGGATTTCCTTATTGGTATGGCCCAACATGCTTGTTAAAGTGCTAGATCAGATTATCGTGATTTTAGCGAACTATGTATTTAGCAAATGGATTTTCAAAGATACTTCGGAGGATTAAGATGACTAAGACGATTTCAATTATTGTACCCTGTTATAACGAGCAAGAATCAATTCCGCTTTTCTACGCAGCAGTTGAGAAAGTAGCGGCTACTCTAGCCGACCACCGCATCGAATACATCTTCGTTAACGATGGTTCTGCTGATGAAAGCCTGGCGGAAATGCGCGCGTTACAGGCACAAGACCCTGAACACGTTCACTACATTTCATTCTCTCGGAACTTCGGTAAAGAGGCTGCCTTGTATGCTGGCTTACAAGCCGCAACTGGCGACTACGTTTCAGTGATGGATGTTGACTTACAAGATCCGCCTGAACTATTACCCGAAATGATTCACGGCATTGAAGTCGAAGGCTACGACTGTGTCGGCACTCGCCGGACAACACGTGCGGGCGAACCCCCCGTTCGTTCGTTCTTCGCTAAACAATTTTACAAGATTATCAACCGAATTTCACAAACTGAAATCGTGGATGGCGCTCGTGATTATCGCTTGATGACTCGGCAGATGGTCAATGCCATCTTAGAGATGTCTGAATACAACCGCTTTTCAAAAGGGATTTTCAGTTGGGTCGGCTTTGACACCAAGTACTTAGAATATAAGAACCAAGACCGCGTTGCTGGTCAAACCAGTTGGTCATTCTGGGGACTCTTCAAATATTCATTGGATGGGATTGTAACTTTCTCAGAAACACCATTAGCCATTGCGTCCTTCGTCGGCTTTTTCTCATTCGTGATTGCCCTGCTTGCATTAATCTTCATCGTTATTCGTGCTTTGATTTTTGGTGATCCAACAAACGGTTGGCCATCACTCATTTCAGTTATCCTAATGGTCGGCGGTTTACAACTCCTATGCCTAGGGATTGTCGGCAAATACATCGGCAAAATCTACCTAGAAGTTAAAAACAGACCAGTGTATATTGTGAAAGAAAAGAAATAAAGTGCGTTTGGTTGCACTTAGCAACTGAGTATTAAGACAAAAAACAGTTTGAATCCGCACGTTTATC
Proteins encoded in this window:
- a CDS encoding glycosyltransferase family 2 protein, coding for MTKTISIIVPCYNEQESIPLFYAAVEKVAATLADHRIEYIFVNDGSADESLAEMRALQAQDPEHVHYISFSRNFGKEAALYAGLQAATGDYVSVMDVDLQDPPELLPEMIHGIEVEGYDCVGTRRTTRAGEPPVRSFFAKQFYKIINRISQTEIVDGARDYRLMTRQMVNAILEMSEYNRFSKGIFSWVGFDTKYLEYKNQDRVAGQTSWSFWGLFKYSLDGIVTFSETPLAIASFVGFFSFVIALLALIFIVIRALIFGDPTNGWPSLISVILMVGGLQLLCLGIVGKYIGKIYLEVKNRPVYIVKEKK
- a CDS encoding GtrA family protein; amino-acid sequence: MIKAIQQLIQKYWEQLMYLVFGVLTTLVNMVVFFGLDHYTTINYLVSNTIAWFLSVLFAFFTNKTWVFQSKYTTLKDFSREMASFFFFRGISFIMDTAMMFVGISLLVWPNMLVKVLDQIIVILANYVFSKWIFKDTSED
- a CDS encoding flavodoxin; amino-acid sequence: MATAKVVYASMTGNNEEIAEIVEEALESLNVDVETTEISQADPADFEDSDICIVCSYTYGDDGDLPDEAVDFYEDLKDIDLTGKVYGVCGSGDTFYDDFCKVVDDFAAVFEQTGATKGSDVVKVDLSAEAEDIEHLEKFVSEIVAKQSAL
- the map gene encoding type I methionyl aminopeptidase, coding for MITLKSEREIKGMAASGAIIAGVHRGLRDIIKPGISSWVIEEFANDYIEQHGAKASEKGFEGYKYATCVCVNEEVAHAIPRKNLILKEGDIVSVDMTVNLDGYESDSCWTYAVGEIAPELQKLMDDTRKALYLGIDQAVVGNRLGDIGHAIQQYTEVENSYGDVRELIGHGIQPTMHEQPNVPSYGEAGKGLRLKEGMTITIEPMVILGGTWHIKSKEVPGEDWEYYVSADGTPCAQYEHTIAITKDGPKILTSQDPEMDAKYLL
- a CDS encoding GtrA family protein, which gives rise to MAFIKRLVFKYRDFLTYTIFGFLASLVNIFTYWVFRHTIIWPYLLANTMAWFVANLFGFFTNKSLVFQSKYTTFGAVCREVLSFFFFRGVSFFLDNGLMIVAISFLGWQSMTAKIIDQLIVGIVNYITTRYTFKRTEQQMVLRGRILRRYNAILKRGHND